Part of the Sphingomonas morindae genome, AGCCGCGCGATCGTGGATTTGCCCGCGCCCGAGGCGCCGACGATCGCCAGGCTGGTGCCGGCGGGCACGTCGAGATCCACGCCATCGAGGATCAGCCGCTCCGGCTCATAGCCGAAGCGCACATTCTCGAAGCGGACATGCCCCGCCGCCACGTGCAGCGGCGGCGCGCCGGGGCGGTCCACCACCTCCGCCTCGGTATCGATCAGCGCGAACATGGCGGCCATGTCGATCAGCCCCTGGCGCACGGTGCGATACACCATGCCGAGCAGATCCAGCGGCCGGAACAGCTGCGACAGCAGCGTCGAGACGAGCACCGCGTCGCCCGGCGTGAAGCGGCCCTTGGCCCAGCCCCACGCGACCATCGCCATGCCAATCGCCAGCATCGCGTTGGTGATCAGCGACTGGCCGATATTGAGCCAGGCGAGCGAGGTCTCGTTGCGCGTGGCGGCGCGGGCATAGGCCGTGATCGCTCGGTCATAGCGTTCGGCTTCGCGCGCCTCGGCGTTGAAATATTTGACCGTCTCGAAGTTGAGCAGCGAATCCACCGCATGCGCCACCGAGCGCGTGTCGAGATCGTTCATCTTCACCCGCAGCGCGTTGCGCCAATCGGTGACGATGCGGGTGAAGGCGATATAGGCGATCACCATCGCGATCGTCGTCATCACCAGCCAGCTGCCGAAGCGGCTGCCGAAGATCTGCAGCACCAGCACCAGTTCGAGCAGCGTCGGCCCGATGTTGAACAGCAGGAAATAGAGCATCGTGTCGATGCTCTTGGTGCCGCGCTCGACGATCTTGGTGACGGCGCCCGTGCGCCGCGACAGGTGGAAGCGCAGCGAGAGCGCGTGGAGATGGCGGAAGACATGCGCCGCCAGCCGCCGCCCGGCATCCTGCCCCACCCACTCGAACACCGCGTTGCGCAGATTGTCGAACAAGGTGGTGCCGAAGCGCGCGGCGGCGTAGCCCGCGACCAGCGCCAGCACGAGGCCGATCTCCCCGCGCGATCCCGCCGCCATCCGGTCCACCGCGCCCTGCAGCGCGAAGGGCGCGCCATAGACCTGCACCAGCTTGGACAGCAGCACGCAGACAAAGGCGGCGACGATCCGCAGCTTCAGCCCCGGCGCGTCGGCGGGCCAGAGATAGGGAAGGAATCGGCGCAGGGCGGCGAGCCCCGCCTCGCGCGGCGCCGGGCCGGTGGTCGGTGCGTCAGGTGGCATGATGGTTGAGAGATAGGCGGTGCGCGCAGCGAGGCCAATGGCCGATCCACAAAGATCGCGGACAAAGAACGCCATTGTTCGGTGACGTACACCGATAGTCGGCGCGATCCGCGCGTTCCCCGCGCGCCACCGCCCCAAAAGCCCCCGCCGCACGGCGCTTCGGGCAGTTGGCACGGCCCCTGCATAATGATGGGCAGGCCGCCAATCCGGCGGCCACGAAAAAGGGATCATCGCCATGTTCGCCAAGTTCACCAGCCTCCGCGACACCGCCGTCTCCGCCGCCGCGTCGCTGCTCTTCTCGGGCCTGCTCGTCGCCGCCGCCGTGGTGCCCGCGCAGACCGCCATGGCCGCCACCTTCGGCCTCTGAGCCTTCCGCATCCCATCAAGGATCCGTGCCATGTCTTCCTTTGTCAGCGATCGCCGCCAGGGCCTGTGGCTCGGCGTGTGCCAGGGTTTCGCCCAGGCGACCGGCGCGCCCGTCGGGCTGGTGCGGCTGGCCGTGCTCTTCCTGACGCTGGCCGGCCTCGGCCTGCCCGGCATCCTCGCTTATGTGCTGATCGGCTGGCTCACCGGGCCGCGCTGAGCCCTTGCCGAACCCCGCGCCCGACCCAAGATGAACGGGATGGACAGCGCCCGCGACCTGATCGAGACCCTCGCCCTCTCCGAGCATCCGGAAGGCGGCTGGTATCGCGAGACCTGGCGCGCGGAGGCGGCGCCCGGCATCCGTCCCTCGGCCACCGCGATTCTCTTCCTGCTCGAGGCGGGGCAGCGCTCGCACTGGCATCGCGTCGACGCCGCCGAAATCTGGCTATGGCACGCCGGCGCGCCGCTCACCCTCCGCATCGCCGCCGCCGATTCGGCGGGGGTGGAGGCGGTGACGCTGGGCGGCGATGTCCGCGGCGGCGCCCGCCCGCAGCAGCTCGTGCCCGCCTATCACTGGCAGGCGGCCGAGGCGGACCAGGGCGGCTGGAGCCTGGTGTCGTGCATCGTCTCGCCCGGCTTCGATTTCGCCGGCTTCACCTTGGCGCCGCCCGATTGGGCGCCCGGTGCATGAGGCGATCGCGGATGCGCCCCGCATCCGCGCGCTGCTCATCGCCGCCGCGCGCGATGGCCGGGCGCTGAGCTATTCGGAGCTGCTCGCGCAGCTCGGGCTCGGTTTTTCGCGGCCCAAGATGCGCGCGCTGTGCAAGACTTTGGGCCGGATCGATGAGGAAGGCGCCGCGCTCGGCGAGCCCGGGCTCGCGGTGCTGGTGGTGCGCCAGTCCGATGGCCTGCCGGGCCAGGGCTGGTGGACGGGCGGCCAGGCGCTC contains:
- a CDS encoding ABCB family ABC transporter ATP-binding protein/permease, with protein sequence MPPDAPTTGPAPREAGLAALRRFLPYLWPADAPGLKLRIVAAFVCVLLSKLVQVYGAPFALQGAVDRMAAGSRGEIGLVLALVAGYAAARFGTTLFDNLRNAVFEWVGQDAGRRLAAHVFRHLHALSLRFHLSRRTGAVTKIVERGTKSIDTMLYFLLFNIGPTLLELVLVLQIFGSRFGSWLVMTTIAMVIAYIAFTRIVTDWRNALRVKMNDLDTRSVAHAVDSLLNFETVKYFNAEAREAERYDRAITAYARAATRNETSLAWLNIGQSLITNAMLAIGMAMVAWGWAKGRFTPGDAVLVSTLLSQLFRPLDLLGMVYRTVRQGLIDMAAMFALIDTEAEVVDRPGAPPLHVAAGHVRFENVRFGYEPERLILDGVDLDVPAGTSLAIVGASGAGKSTIARLLFRFYDPQGGRITIDGQDIAQVDQASLRAAIGIVPQDTVLFNDTIGYNIAYGRDGADAAAIQAAAAGAAIDGFIASLPAGMDTEVGERGLKLSGGEKQRVAIARTLLKNPPILVLDEATSALDSRTEAEILETLNRVAQRRTTISIAHRLSTITQADQIVVLDAGRVIERGSHATLMAAGGRYAELWARQAAEAEKGEARAAA
- a CDS encoding PspC domain-containing protein — its product is MSSFVSDRRQGLWLGVCQGFAQATGAPVGLVRLAVLFLTLAGLGLPGILAYVLIGWLTGPR
- a CDS encoding cupin domain-containing protein codes for the protein MDSARDLIETLALSEHPEGGWYRETWRAEAAPGIRPSATAILFLLEAGQRSHWHRVDAAEIWLWHAGAPLTLRIAAADSAGVEAVTLGGDVRGGARPQQLVPAYHWQAAEADQGGWSLVSCIVSPGFDFAGFTLAPPDWAPGA
- a CDS encoding ribose-phosphate pyrophosphokinase, with translation MHEAIADAPRIRALLIAAARDGRALSYSELLAQLGLGFSRPKMRALCKTLGRIDEEGAALGEPGLAVLVVRQSDGLPGQGWWTGGQALALGHDGLWTGPEAEALVRRLQGAAFRYWRDADPAGKEKRAC